A window of the Brassica napus cultivar Da-Ae chromosome A2, Da-Ae, whole genome shotgun sequence genome harbors these coding sequences:
- the LOC106384714 gene encoding probable anion transporter 5 yields MYLGAALGMWLLPALVELRGPESVFLAETLAGVIWSLLWIRYATDPPRSEHPKAAAAGFGGALLPTNVNQHKVTHIPWKKIMFSLPVWAIVVNNFTFHYALYLLMNWLPTYFELGLQVSLQGMDSSKMVPYLNMFVFSIVGGFIADYLITKRILSVTRTRKFLNTVGFLVASAALMALPQFRTSNGVILCSSVALWFLALGRAGFAVNHMDIAPRYTGIVMGVSNTAGTLAGIIGVDLTGKLLEASKLVYSDLSHQ; encoded by the coding sequence gttgaACTTAGAGGTCCGGAATCAGTTTTCTTGGCTGAGACTTTAGCTGGTGTTATATGGTCATTGCTTTGGATTAGGTACGCCACTGACCCACCTCGGTCCGAGCATCCAAAAGCTGCTGCTGCTGGATTTGGAGGTGCTCTGTTACCAACTAATGTAAACCAACATAAAGTTACTCACATCCCATGGAAGAAAATCATGTTCAGTTTGCCCGTTTGGGCCATCGTGGTTAACAACTTCACATTCCATTACGCTCTATACCTGTTGATGAACTGGCTCCCAACGTATTTTGAGCTTGGACTCCAGGTCAGCCTTCAAGGAATGGATTCGTCGAAGATGGTGCCATACCTCAACATGTTTGTATTCTCCATTGTTGGTGGGTTCATTGCAGACTATTTGATCACCAAGAGAATCCTATCTGTAACCAGAACACGCAAATTCTTGAACACGGTTGGATTTTTAGTTGCTTCAGCGGCACTGATGGCTTTACCTCAGTTTAGAACCTCCAACGGAGTGATCTTATGTTCATCTGTGGCTCTTTGGTTTCTGGCACTTGGAAGAGCTGGTTTTGCAGTGAACCATATGGATATTGCTCCAAGATACACAGGAATTGTAATGGGAGTTTCAAATACTGCTGGGACATTAGCTGGAATCATTGGTGTTGATTTGACTGGGAAGCTTCTTGAAGCTTCTAAATTGGTTTACTCGGATTTGTCACATCAATAG